The following proteins come from a genomic window of Achromobacter deleyi:
- a CDS encoding ABC transporter substrate-binding protein, whose translation MNTNVQTRANPARGISRRSLLRAATLAGLAAPLGMLGSRVLAANGAPRTYKIAWSQTAVCQSPVSVALERGFFDKYNLKVERINFSGSTDQLLEAIATGHADGGIGMALRWLKPLEQGFDVKLAVGTHGGCMRLLTSADSPVKSVQDLKGRRVAVSDQASPVKNFFAIRVAQLGIDPESVDWRQYPQDLFGEVLRKGEVDAIAGDDPLIYTLREDNKLREIATNIEGDYENRTCCVLGLRGDLVRNDPESAAAITRAVIDAQRWTASNPDETARIFAPYVPGKVPAERVAAILRSHSHGHASTGAALRDEIVGYAKDLKTIKVLNANLDINKYAQAVVPNVLG comes from the coding sequence ATGAATACGAACGTCCAAACGCGCGCCAATCCGGCGCGCGGTATCTCGCGCCGCTCGTTGCTGCGCGCGGCAACCCTGGCCGGCCTGGCCGCGCCGCTCGGCATGCTGGGATCGCGGGTGCTGGCGGCCAATGGCGCGCCGCGCACCTACAAGATCGCCTGGAGCCAGACCGCGGTGTGCCAGTCGCCGGTCTCGGTGGCGCTGGAGCGCGGCTTCTTCGACAAGTACAACCTCAAGGTCGAACGCATCAATTTCAGCGGCTCGACCGACCAATTGCTCGAAGCCATCGCCACCGGCCACGCCGATGGCGGCATCGGCATGGCGCTGCGCTGGCTCAAGCCGCTGGAACAGGGCTTCGACGTCAAGCTGGCGGTGGGCACGCATGGCGGCTGCATGCGCCTCTTGACGTCCGCGGATTCGCCGGTCAAGAGTGTGCAGGACCTGAAGGGCCGCCGCGTCGCGGTGTCGGACCAGGCCAGCCCGGTGAAGAACTTCTTCGCGATCCGCGTGGCGCAGCTGGGCATCGATCCGGAATCGGTGGACTGGCGCCAGTATCCGCAGGACCTGTTCGGCGAGGTGCTGAGAAAAGGCGAGGTCGATGCGATCGCGGGCGACGATCCGCTGATCTACACGCTGCGCGAGGACAACAAGCTGCGCGAGATCGCCACCAACATCGAGGGCGACTACGAGAACCGCACCTGCTGCGTGCTGGGCCTGCGCGGCGACCTGGTGCGCAATGATCCGGAGTCGGCGGCGGCCATCACGCGCGCGGTGATCGACGCGCAGCGCTGGACCGCGTCCAACCCCGACGAGACCGCGCGCATTTTCGCGCCGTACGTGCCGGGCAAGGTGCCGGCCGAGCGCGTGGCGGCGATCCTGCGCAGCCACAGCCATGGCCATGCGTCGACGGGCGCGGCGCTGCGCGACGAGATCGTGGGCTATGCCAAGGATCTGAAGACGATCAAGGTGCTGAACGCCAATCTCGACATCAACAAGTACGCGCAAGCGGTGGTGCCCAATGTCCTCGGCTGA